The stretch of DNA ggctgctccaatGCATCAAACGGGATCATTTTTCGATTctggtactctcttggtcgccttttcagtggcatcactctcctcccgatgggttcccttctggcctaaggtacacaaagaggctcttggtgacaccgttcatcagcgctttcgtgatgaacgaagttagcttcgccacaacagcgacaacatgctccaatcgctgttcaattataactgagtggatttccgatcggcgctcgcttatatacgaTTGATGattccaatagcctgttttgagagcAATTTTTAgggtattgaaacaagtttttggatcaaaagtaacaagtatataacgtgtAGAcaatttatctttcgaatgaagtgtttgtcatactatttcgttcagttgttttggagctattaacgctcaaaatatgATTCTTCTGCGTAACGGTTTCGTTTCGAAACTTTCAATGCTCCCCGCGCAAATTTTGGAATGACAGGCCGCCGCGGGGCCTTCATAATGGAATGCGAATGAGGTGAAACACACAAGGCGGGGCGGGTGTGTAAGATTCCAAAGTCACTATTGTACGGTTCCCATTCGCTGCGATCgctcgatggagatgatgcgccgcaacggttttgtgagagtattataccatggacagacatacagctgtacttgcgttgtacgtgtacagcgttgtacgggtaccatcgtagcatgacagacatacttcggttgtacattgtaccgtatgtcaaactgacaatcagaaatttgaccaattttcatcacatatttcaatgaaaaaggtttttaattggcgtctaaactatcaaacacaacaaacaagttcccaatctgagttattaactcaagagaaagccagtgaaaagaatgtttaccaagtgttttgattcggtttgttcatgctacccaccactaatcgtctatggcgctgcgcacagtacaactgtagccatgtacagcggtaaaataggtcggtacaggtacaacgattgtaccgagttgcttgcatggttctagcgctgtacatggtgacagacatacaattttcgaagtacaacgctagtaccaAGGAGCTgaaattgacaggtggttcgttttcgacagtatgaggaAAAGGCATGGATGATGCGAGAGGGGATGGCAAATGACAGcggctttttttgtttataaacaaagtagatcaaatctttatgctacatagcggtccccaccaacatatacctacgctgggctggattcaatcgaactagctgttgtgtctcacaacccgaACGATCAGGCGAGTCTTCAGCTAAAGCAATACGGCACAAGCCCACCGGTTATTAAGAGCCACCTCTTTtatatacccactagcaaagctcccacaatcgctgagtttccaatcccagcagcaacggcaacaaccctcacgtcccgtagaacagcaatgtagacaataacttgcagcagtcaccgaaacactccaatgatgccaacagcgtaaacaaaaccaacatttatgcgcagcaaacacatagcggcatgcactcctcattgcatgccatttgttatcctctttctcggaaaactctagccgttcgtttggccgctgtcaattcgaactcaagtaatggctgaacagcagttctgacataacgttccaccttattataccgccttggctagtacagttgtatgtagtgatccccgatttttgaaattaatcgttcatcggctaatcgaatacttttcagcagtttgatattcgatacgattaatcgccccaaataatcgattaatcgattaatcgtcacactgagagaaataattagtttgactaacatttctcatttgctagaaagccatctggaatgaAAACTGTGTtcgttccgcctgaaaatcaattattaacttttcttcttcttcttcgatggcactaacgttcctagaggaacttcgccgtctcaacgtagtattacttgcgtcatttttattagtacttagttgagatttctatgccaaataacacgccttgaatgcattctgagtggcaagctctagaatacgcgtgatcacagtgcaagtcggaggaaatttcttttgacgaaaaattcccccgaccagaacgggaatcgaacccgaacacccggcgtgttagttatgacgctaaccactcggccaagggagcacattatTAACTTTTATGCTCCCCTAAAATCGTagacgaagctcaattcgcattgacgacattgagctttgtttcccAATTGAGGAAATgttaaagataatgattgattttcaggataaaactacaGCGGCCGTTCGTTTTTTTCTGGGTTTGgaacgattaatcgacgtaaattattcgttcgcttcgattattggttgcgcagtattcgttcgattaaaaatcgatttctgtaggaagtattcgattaatcgattaatcgaacgattatcggagaTCActagttgtatgtctgtcataagtattagtgtttatgcgcTTTCGAAAGGTGCGCATAAAGCAATGCAATAATGTCTGTACTATCAggtgagccaatacgtgaaaaccactctgcggtcatgtagctgcggatcctcgaattccatccaaatgaaatgctttgtgatcaacttctctctccctatcgctcaggtaaacatccctTCTTCCGTTTTCCACCATCCTATCTTTATATACCGCCCTCTAATCCGCTTACTATCCAAATAGTTGTACCTTGTGccatagactcgtcttgcatccgtctataaaatataataatggcagctagtgaagccgtcgaaagccgctgaatgtgttttacatcaagcttccgtgggaatagttcaccttcgaacgacccagtactcgaggggacatcaaaaaccccaactgtccctgtttttccatcaagttcaacttcccaataaggatttataaagttgtctgacattgtgggtcaaatcttcacgtgctTTAATgcttccgactccatcagaaccattgtcactgCAATGCTTTCAAtaataaagacaattttgcaacaattggtCCAAACATGGTCCCTCCTTCCAATGATTGTCTCTTCCTATggctaatttaaatagagaggtcggagatatcactgttttataGTGGAATTGTGGTAGTCTTATCCGTAAAATGGATACgttcaaatttttgattcataacattaattgtgatgtttttgctttcGAAACGTGGATTTCTTcgcaaaatgatctctcttttggactgtgatgacagatacggaggggcgctattggggatcaatgaatttctctcattGTATCGAATttaaccttccacctattggagggaccGAAGCTGTtacttgtcatgcaaacatcagaggcaaagaactctgtattgtcagcttgtatcgGCCTCCGAAAGGCACagttgctgtcttgctgtcatgtgttcactccttcctgagccacggttgATCTTGGGAACTTCAATTCTCACGAAACCGCCTGGAGGGAACAGTACGACATCAACCGTTCATTGCTGATATGTGACCTTTGTAactgcttcaatatgaccgttttgcaCACTAGGGAAATTAAACGTGTACCGAAACCTgtaccaagtgctcttgacttccgctttgctcgaattcactatagttagattgcaagtggaatgtaatccaggaccccaacggtagtgatcacttgccaaccaaaaatttctatcaccaatgggttgaattcttctgaattaataaacatggcatacgaacttacaagacacattgactggaaagaaTATGCagacaatcaattattttctggtgcacattgatgaaaaaaagtcATCTTGGTCGTTAATTGTGCACCATTTATAACAGATATTCTCCTATACACGCTCGATTACTAATAACTTCACAATTCGACACCAAGcgctcaaataaaaaaaaaaagcttcaaaACTATTCAACTTTTTAACTCTGATGACAACACTACTCCCCCCTTACTTGATATTAAGTATAATGTTAACACAAACACAAATACATAAAGTCAACCGAAATATCTCTTATAAACAAATCGAACCGATTGTGTACTTAGTGATTAATCATGTGTTgattaatttttatgttttaataCGTGACGGCGATGAATTTCTTTGAGCGACATGTGGTAGCAACTGAGCATGTCTTCATAATGAACCGAACCGAGAGtatgcacacacacatacgcaCACTTATTCATGCTCCGATGACTCATAGTCCTGGGCACAGATGTCAATTCATGTTAATATAACATAAACGAAACCAGAAAACTCAAAGTAAAACATTATATTACCAAATGATTTTTCTTTCTCCGTTCCCGGGAACGGGACCTGAAGATCATTGATCAACAAAAAAAGTAATCGATGATGagcaacaccaacaaaaaaaacgacTTTAATTTGCAAGGGACCATGTCAACGTGCCACTGGAATTCTGGAGGCGCGTTACCTGGTCGGACGAGTTCAATTTCAAGCTGTTTAACAAGAAAAGGCGACTCCGAGTGTGGCCTCCAGGACCGGCATCTACAACCGGTGTGGGAACGTTGATGGGCAAAGTTGGGAAACTTAACGCAGGTCAACGGTATTATGACTGCTGAAAGTTACATTGAGCCCGAGGCAGCATTCTTCCGATCGGTCCGGAAAAAACCAATGGTGTGGCCACCCAAAGTTTCGACTTGAATCCTATTGAGAATTTTTGGGCAATTTTGGACAACAAGGTGGACAAAACGTACGTTACGAATAAGCAAAACTATTGAAACGAAAGTATGCCAAGCCATTGTCAGTAGGTTATCGAGACTTAAGGAAGGTCATGTTGACTATCaatttcttgtttttatttattaatttttttctaaataaacaATGAAGTTGGTTTTTTATGTCATACTCCAAAAGTGCTTTATTTTGGGcactaaaatatttgttttttgtttttctaaaaaatggattaacgatactgaaatggcaaaacgttctactaattacctacttttacgTAATATTGACTGGAAAGCTGAAAAGTTTGAACTCATCACTGTGTGTCAATTGGAAACAGACCTTCATGATAGCTGTTAAAGCTATaacacaaaaatcaaaacattttgCTCATTATTCTCGTGCTTGTCGTAGCATTCCTGTGGAGCAAAGAATGGATCATATCTCAACCGTTTCCAGCTGTTTCTATGATTTCACGCAAACCaatcggtccttttcaggaccattgAAATGGTTCCCGGAAAAAATCGCaccagaaaacaactgcaacagaaaaaaACCGCTCAGAAAAGGTATGATGTCATAAGTAGGCTAGAAATGTTGTGACGCGGGGTTTACATCATGGGAATAAGACAGTCTGGATACCGCGGGCGAGTATACGAGTTCTGATTTTGGGCACTAAGTGTCTCAACCAAAATACCTATTATTGTGGATATTTCTTCAGATCGTGgtgcaatagttttgaattgcattgagtgatatatttcaaaataaaaattgaccaggcaaacgtatgtCGTCCGACACTCGCTAAAGCTCGGCTGGaccttgctaaaggatcgtatcttcttcttcttcttcttcttcttcttatatggcactaacgttcctagaggaactccgccgtctcaacgtagtattacttgcgtcattttcattagtacttagttgagatttctatgccaaataacacgccttgaatgcattctgagtggcaagctctagaatacgcgtgaacacagtgcaagtcagaggaaatttctttgaagaaaaattttcccgaccagaacgggaatcgaacccgaacccccggcatgttaggtttgacgctaaccactcgaacACGGGAGCAAAGGATCGTATCCTGTGTTtaaaactaaccgggcaatccgtggaacacaggtttgcgtaCGAGAGACCGCCGCTTGCGACGATGGgtcggcggtcgactcggatcgcgtcatcttggcggcttggGTCGCCATTTACCATATAACCAAAACCGAAAAGACTGGACTTATTGAATGAAGTAAAAATGGATGATGTGACATCCGGGATCCAAAATGAACAGCACAATTACATATCACATGTACTAACACATCTAGTAATAGGAGTTAAGGAAAAATGAGTATGAGTTGAGGTAAATTTACAAAACAAATCACAAAACTGCATAGTTACTCGTGATTATAGCGCATGCATGTGGCGATGTCAATCTCTCTCGAAGTAGCCTCCACCATCGGCAACAGAACGTCTTTGTTTCCCAATCCTACCAAACAGATCCTACCGGCGTTCCTAGTAGCTTTGATAGCAATTCTAATCCCAGGCTGGGAGCCAGTGCACTCGAGCACACGATCTGCTGGGCCATCCAACACATCGTGGATTTTCCGCACCAAATCATCCTCTTTGTCGTCTTTCTTGATTGCAATCACCCCCGTCACGCCCAGCTTTCTGGCAACATCCAATCGATGTGTGGCGTGCTCTAAGTCTAAAATAACCGTCTTTGTGGCACCCATTGCCTTCGCGGCAATCAGGCACACCAAACCGATTGGCCCTGCCCCGAAGATGATCACTTTATTTCCTAGACCAATCTTAGCTCGTCTACCGGCATAAACCGCTACCGCCAAAGGCTCGACCAGCGCACCTTCCTCCATCGTTACATGATCAGGCAGCTTGAAGCAACAGTCCGCGTACTGTGCATAAAAGTTTGAGCAGTTCCCATCATGCTTTTGGGTGGTACAGTGCTTACCATCCAGACAAATGTTGTACTTGCCAACTTTACACAAATCACATGACCGACAGCCTGCTGCAGGTTCGATCGCAACCCGATCACCAACTTTCAGATGAGTCACCTGACTGCCAACTCTACGCACAACTCCGGCCGACTCATGTCCGAGCACTATCGGCTTAATCAACCTCTGTGCACCGAAGCCACCATCTTTGAGAAAGTGGATATCGGTTCCGCAAATTCCACAACAATCTACCTCGACTACCACTTCATTGAACGCTGGCTCTGGGATAGGTCGTGCCTCCAGCCGGAGATCGTTTGGACCGTGCACTACAGCGGCAAGATTTTCCCTCTTTGGCGCCATTGGTTTTCTGTGCGTTAACTCTCGGGTGCCTAGCAAGTGACTGAACGTAGATAGTCGTGAAGATTGGAATTATAATGCAAATTGAACGATGTGTGGAATTGCAGGATTACGTTCAATTTACAAGCGAGAGGTAGCTTCGAGCTGATAAGGCATTTTAATTATCTCACATTTGCATGAGACAATTTCTTTAGAGGAGACGTTGCTTTTGTTCTCATTTTCAAACCAGATCCACAAAGATGAGACATTTATTCTTCCCTTTATCTGAGTGTAGAAATATGTTATCATCTTGTTGACAAAACTTTTCTCAATGTTTTTATGgaatgttttaccataatgattaGGTTAATTATTGTTGAAACAGCAACGGTTGATCGAATGTTCGTACTCAACATGACACTATAACAATTGTCCGTACCGCAATCGCTCTGATAAATAGTAATATAAGTGTTTTACATTATTTGAATAAATTGTAATTTTAAACAGGTACGAAATTAATGCTAAATTACCGATCGTCTCGAACCCTCTGAAGGGAAATCAAAAAATTCTACCCAGTGAATACATGGTATGGCCGCCTTTCACAGACGCAGGGCAtttcttaggaatagattaaacagatttTTCACAGTGCATCTctctcccactggcaactgtccgtttcacCCCACTAGTACAATTATTTCTGCCGCTAAAATtatatccacacgcggaatcatgtatgattttcggttttggtTTCCttctccacttttgatcagtactcattgccatagggtgatttaaatattatagaataacatgtagaaggtgttctcttTAACAGAattctaaaattcaaaatgtaactttacaaatcaaccacctgtccataaagggtgtgtcacatcaaattgcatcacggaaaaaacgctgtagaaattcgcccagtagatcgatccttttgaaaattttaaacagtaaaataaaaactattaaacaacttttggcattttctttttattcatacttcgagtccaagcccgtatgctcgcaccttcctctttaccccgtccataaggttctgtacaacgtcaggttgtagttttttttgaacagaaatccattttctcttgaagttcgcctccgatttgacaacttttcggttcttccggagggcatgcttcataatcgcccaatatttctctattgggcgaagctccggcgcattgggcgggttcatttcctttggcacgaaggtgaccccgttggcttcgtaccactccaacacgtcctttgaatagtggcacgaagcgagatccggccagaagatggtcgggccctcgtgctgcttcagtagtggtagtaagcgcttctgtaggcactccttaaggtaaacctgcccgtttaccgtgccggtcatcacgaagggggcgctccgctgtccgcaagagcagatcgcttgccacaccatgtactttttggcaaacttgaatagtttctgcttgcgaatctcctccggaacgctgaatttgtcctctgcggagaagaacaacaggcccggcagctgacgaaagtccgctttgacgtaggtttcgtcgtccattaccaggcaatgcggcttcgtcagcatttcggtgtacagcttccgggctcgcgtcttccccaccatgttttgcctttcgtcgcggttaggagccttctgaaccttgtatgtacgcaggccctcccgctgcttggtccgctggacgaatgaacttgacaaattcagcttattggcgacatcccggaccgaacttctcggatcacgtccaaACTGCTTAAGttcgcgcttgtgatctttttcactgacggagcatccatttttgccgtacttcacctttcggtcgatggttaggttctcgaagtatcgttttagtactctgctgaccgtggattggtcgattcccagcatcttaccgatgtcccgatgtgacaactccggattctcgaaatgagtgcacaggattaattcacgacgctctttttcgttcgacgacatttttccaaatttacgaaaaattgacagtgaagcatggccaacgtgatctatacactcttatctgattataagcgaaagctgaagatataattcctaaaaattaaatttctacagcgttttttccgtgatgcaatttgatgtgacacaccctttattacccGCACTTCCCCTACTCatttcaacaaatcaacaaacgtTAAAATATATTTAGTAGTAGCATTCTTCGACAgtgtcaaaataaattttttttttaaaaccaacAGATGACTCATTGCACAAATTTCCCTTTTAGCATCAAACGCTCTGTTTAGTTGatcgtagaggcgaatgaactgaaaagtttaaagcctctttaaaacaaaggaTGGAATGGAATTAGTTGATCACCTTTGGATAGAATAATTCATTGAATGAAAGCATGTCTTTCATACCAACAGTTCACAAAACAAGCAGCAGTAATTAACAACTCAGTTTTGTGTCATTATCTGATGCTGATAAGAAGACTGTTTACCGGCAAGAAAATCTCTCCTGACACTTCTGATAATGCTCTAATTGCGTTTCTGTATTAATGTTGTTTTCATGTATTCATAGTCTCCCTGTCAGGACactattttgttaaattatttcgtttacatttttttaaatttgttataTATACTCATGTTGATAATGCGCAAACCACATTCGCGAAGATTGGTAAACATTTGAATTCAGTGATTAGAAGCGATTCTAATTGGCTGCACAAGCTAGCAATGGGGGGATCTTTCTAGTTCATATTTTTATTAGCTTCAGATTTTATACTTTTGGTATATCAATGTTTTTGATAAGAGCCATGCACAGCTAGATCGGAATTGTTAATGCACATTATCATTTGTTGGAATGGTTACCTAACAGAACATCCCATTGAACGCGAAACGAAAGCTTGTTGGAAGTTCAAATTGGACTGAATTGTTTCTAATTACCGTGCCATTTCGATCCGCTTTACATAGCAGTTTATCGTATAACTTTCGGGTCCTTGGTTTGATAGATGTGGCTTGCGTCGCGAaagacaattttcaattggaaaaatttgaatgaaaatatctacttagTAATACCAAATTACATGAAGCACGTAGTCCTAACCCAAACTTAACCTATTTGCTCTGAATTTTCCGATATTCCTACTGAAATTTATGTTGGTTCGTGAAATATTCCAAGACTGTGCTTCCTCAAAATTAGACGAGATTTTTCTTATCGTCTGGCAGCACTGCACAATCCAATAGATCATTGTACTCGTCGTATTATAGTTTGTCTTTCAGTTGTAAGTTGTAAGTTTGTCTAATATGTTCATTGTTCGttaattgtgaaataaagtttaaataAGCGTTAAAAGTTTTCTCTATGTAACTTGAAAGTTCCAACGTGCTTTAATTTGAAGTCCACAACGATTGGATCGGGAAAGTGTCTGATATTCTGGAGAATTTGATTTAAACAATTTAAGACACAACGTAGGGTTTTGATCGATCaacttattattataatataacgtcaatttcagacactatttttgtatgggattttctcaccacttgcagaaaaaaaccaCTAATTTCATTCGGAAAAGTTAAttgtcattcataatttacgcGTCCAaattcgtttttccttctcaaaaacaggaagtgggttatatctatggtataaccgcaagggtgacgtaggactatcgttgatttagagatcatttgtttgaagttgaatctaaatccattctgaatgaatgaataaatgaatatctgggggacttcgaaaacgagagcgttacgttggaggcacaaggttttatgcatccaatataggatacgaaaaaccttgttcttcagaagctaacctgctaactgtacttgattgacaaatcacaaacccaaatgtattatatggatagaaaacattcatataaactctttcgcttgaatgtaattttcaattccaaggggaactggcagattattttccagcaacgattagatatttccacatttatgGTTAATactggttaatactaactcgataaccacctgttaatagtacttgattgaaaaatatttggtcacagtgttacatgaatagaaaacattcaaataaactctttcacatgaatgtatttttaaattcccagaggaactggcagattattttccagaaatgattagatctttccggaactttctcgatgctgaatggcatccaaacggaaagaattctgcgcgtgtatgtgtcgatccttcgccgtccacctcctccagcacgttaggcaacgatgttgtcttgtcgatgtcctcacgaaaaatgaatgtgtctcaccaccagaatatcgcttaagtatgctttttgtgtgtgattgaatcgagagaaggtgtggtttacgatggcaatttggaaggcaaactagaggggaatgaactctctgagctcggaactttcggcgactgagcaataatcgattgcgggcgcatacaatattggatacggaaatatcctactgatggggaagaataatcttcagaagctatcctgttaattgcgattgattgaaaaatcacaaaaccaaatgtatttggtcacagtgttacatggatagaaaacattaaaataaactctttcacatgaatgtatttttaaattcccagaggaactggcagattattttcagtaacgatcagatatttccacattttcctcgatactggaagcccaccagtggttaatactaactcgataaccacatgttaatagtacttgattgaaaaatatttggtcacagtgttacatggatagaaaacattcaaataaactttttcacatgaatgtatttttaaattcccagaggaactggcagattattttccagaaatgattagatctttccggaacattctcgatgctgaatggcatccaaacggaaagaattccgcgcgtgtatgtgggtgtgtagcgatgtcttcccgggaaaccatttgtggcatcactctcctcctgatggattctcttctggcctaaggtgcacaaacaggctcttggtgacaccgttcatccgcgctttcatgataaacgaagagcttcaccacaacagcgacaacatgctccaatctctgttcaattagaactgagtggatttccgagcggcgctcgcttatataccgattggtgatttcaatagcctgttttgaaagcaattttaagactattgaaacaagtttttggatcaaaaagtaacaagtatagaatgcgtagacattttatctttcgaatgaagtgtttatcataccatttcgtttagttgtttaggagctattaacgctcaaaatctgggtctccggcgtaacgctttcgttttcgaaactttgattttacaccccggtatagaaatgaaagacgtagtcctacgtcaaaacacatcataataatcgcttcacaaatacaggctgttcttttcagtttcagagataccaatttttttagtttatatgcaagttaggggctgtccacataccacgtggacaactttagagggggtaggggttacgaaaatgtccacgattgtccacgGCCAGGAgggagggggtttagataatggggctgattctgatgcgcgaatgagaagtgacagctcggaaaaattgcctcactcaatttccgaaggcgactgtggtgagatttttaccttgaatgaactctcatgaacactcactcaattctcgtgggcgattgcagtggaaaaacttgccattttgtgacttttgaaATCGTAACCTCTTTTGTTATCGACTAGTACGAGCAATGGAAGCCAAAAATAGGATTAGGCATTTCCAAAGGATTTGAAAGATCTCTAATTCGATACAATTTAGTTAAATTgtgaatttttaattaatttatatttattattaacatgtAGTCAGTTCAAGTATTTGGTATGCTATTACTAATGACAAGAATATACATCTTCTGCACCGCTATAACgcgaaacaaaattaaaatgtatGTTAACAATAGTTGACCCTAACTGATACGAGAAACTCAATTCCGCAAATCTTTTCCTTTCTCCAAAAACACAAATCAGACTTTCAAAAATGACGAAAAGTAGTTCAAAATCGTATATGTTTGATCAACTTCTTCCATTTGTGAGACATCATCGGTGTCATCCACTAGTGGAGCAGCATCATGCGGCTGGAGTATCATCTGTGCTCATAGCTTCGTCCTCATCGATTCCGAAACCCAGCTTGATCATACGATAGACGTGAGATGCGTGCACACCGGGCTCATCCAGTGA from Toxorhynchites rutilus septentrionalis strain SRP chromosome 3, ASM2978413v1, whole genome shotgun sequence encodes:
- the LOC129776131 gene encoding sorbitol dehydrogenase-like — encoded protein: MAPKRENLAAVVHGPNDLRLEARPIPEPAFNEVVVEVDCCGICGTDIHFLKDGGFGAQRLIKPIVLGHESAGVVRRVGSQVTHLKVGDRVAIEPAAGCRSCDLCKVGKYNICLDGKHCTTQKHDGNCSNFYAQYADCCFKLPDHVTMEEGALVEPLAVAVYAGRRAKIGLGNKVIIFGAGPIGLVCLIAAKAMGATKTVILDLEHATHRLDVARKLGVTGVIAIKKDDKEDDLVRKIHDVLDGPADRVLECTGSQPGIRIAIKATRNAGRICLVGLGNKDVLLPMVEATSREIDIATCMRYNHDYPAALEIVASGYVDVKPLVSHHFDLANIHEAFRVASQGEGVKIMIHLVPRDTYNMKKFTN